In Lactuca sativa cultivar Salinas chromosome 5, Lsat_Salinas_v11, whole genome shotgun sequence, the DNA window GATATACTTGATACAAGTAGAAAACTAGAAATAGAATATAGATATTATTAGAGGAGAGATGTGGGCAGGCGGCAAGGGGTGTGTGGTTTTTTAATCATGTGGGATTCATGGTTCAACCAACCAAAGAAACTGCCTTGAGTTGAGATTCAAACTAGACCAACCCACCCTGAGTTAAGTTATCATTGTACATGACGCAACCACTTCCTCTATCTTTCTTTCATTATACACTTACCTCCCCTCCCACCAAAAACATTTGTAATAAATTATTTTTCTGTCGAATTGCTTTGCCCTCactatttttttggtttttatttttatatttacatTACTTCTCTCAAATTAAATAGAAATATGAAGAGCTACATTACACTACATTTACTTTTTTTCGTAACTGAAAATGTGGCATAATAGTATTCATtatcttgtatatgaaaatacaAAATACTTTTTGCATTCTTAtaaagaatttaaaattaaaataatattggATACATGAGGTTTTCTTAATAGAGTAActtcttataattataatttttggtgtattattatataataaaatacaTACGAACATGATAGAATAAAGTTCTAGAGATAAGAATgtaaattgtaatttttttagaAACTTAAATGAATTTAAGTAAAAGTTCCAAAATAATCTTATTTTGCAAAGGAAAGTTGTATATATGCTCAACAAAACTAGGTATGAGATTTGGTCATTTGGATCAGCTTTCAATCCAAAACTGGTTTTGTTGAAACAATTTTGATTTTATCCGATTTAATTGATTTTAACTAGATTACATTTAATTGAAGTTAACCTAAGTGGTGGTGGGACACCATTTCGTTCCAATTATCGAGGATGCAATTCTTTCTAAGCACGCTATTAAACTTTGTTGGACCTCATTTATGTAGAAGAATCGAAGTAGATGTACTAAGGTTATGTTTGCATCCCTTTGAGCCCTTGATTATTTCTAATATTTCTTAAAAGAGAAACTTAAATTCTAAAATGAAGAAATATAGGCTCCTTTTGCTGACATCATCCACCGTTAAACCACATCACCCTTGGCCAAAGTTTTGGTTAAAAGCAGTTTTTCCCCATCAATCTTTATTATGTCTATATGTAACTTACGGTTTtaccttgaaaaccctaatctcctCTATTCACCATCAGTCATCGTTAAACTACATTTCCTATGTCTCTTTCCATTCTCTCTTGAGTCTTTGGTGGCCGTTTGTTACGTCGTATGTCTTCAATACAACCTTCAAGAAGGTAAACGACCATCCATTAAGCCTCACGTGCTCACCTAAATCTCTTTTCCTGATCTGCCTCCTTCATAAACTTTTCATTGCTCAATTGAACAACCATTATCACTACTGATCTTATAGGGAACATCTTTACCCCTAGCAGGAGACACCGTTGTTGAGGACTTGCTCCCTTCCTTTACCATGTTGACGATTTGTACCCTCATCTGTAACACCCCTCGTTAGGGCCCATTTGTAAAATCATTttcaataaaaatattaattactaatcaataaaaatattaataaaagttTTAAGGAGTGGGGTTGTTCATTAACAAAGCTTTAAGTTCTCCAGAAGTTGGATCTTCTAAAATCCATGCTAACTCCTATGCATCAGCCTCTCAATCTGAACATACATCTAAAATAAATTAGACAATGAAATGTCTATTGAGCTACCCGATGATCAACTCATTTTTAGTAAGGAATAACAACTCCAATATTCGAATTGATCCTtcaaaaatttataatttatattttgaaaGATGCAAAAAGATATCTTCTTTTGTTGAAACAAGATTAAAAGATATAAAAAAATTCATGCTAATGCAATGCCATACACACATCAATTCCCAACCCCATGTCAATTTCAAAGTCCAACTCACAAAGTTTGATGGTCGAATGATAGGAACATATgacaaaaaaaatgttaaatttgCCCTTACATAAAAAAAAAAGCCACTAGGGGTCATCCAACTTAGGCCACAAGAGGGGTAGTGAGCCTCTACTCGTATATGTGAGGATTATCTAGCAATTTactcacaacaacaacaataatgaaTGTTCATTTGGGTACTCCGGATCTCAAGTCACATCCATCctaatatgtgtgtgtatatatatatatatatatatatatatatatatatatatatatatatatatatatatatatatatatatatcaagtaaaaaagaaaaaaatattcatattttttataaTGTTAATAGTCTTTATAATatcatttttcttaaaaaaaatgttaGTATTCGTTATAATATTAACATTGtttataattttgtcattataaattaatatttatttataatattaacactattttcataaaaaaaaaaagccTTATTATTCATTTATGTGTATATTTCAACTGTATTTTTATTTATCCGATGCGTGCACACTATAGCAATATACTTTTGTCTCTTTTTTCaaactaaaagaaaatatttGCTATTCCTTTAAATTTATGTCAAGATAATGAACTTTTACCCAATTTACTCATAACCAACATTATAACATATCCAAACAAAAACTAGATCATAAAATAACTCAAGTTGTTGTTTCTAAGGCCGGACGGTATGGTGAGCGGGGAAGCCGCAGGAAACGTCCCGCATGGAGAAACACTGCACCGGGGATGCGGGAAAGGAAACACGGGAAAGAGGTGGGGGGAAGGAGTCCCGCACTCTCTCTCTTCACTTGATTGGGTGtttaagttttttttcttttttttgattCCAAACGGCTATATAGCcgttatatacaatttttttttctttcctttttcttAAACTATAAATACTACAACATCCAATCTTTTTTAACCTATAACCTATATTTCTCTCCAAAAAATATTATTCAAAATgttatcatcttcatcatccgATTCGACGGGTGTAGAGGAGGCTAAGTTTATCGGTTATGTCATGGCGAAAACGGATGCATACTATCAAAACCGACTAGGCGAAACATCACGTGCACGATCTAAACCAAGAAAGCCGCGGTTGCGTAGAAATCACGAAGCTGGACATGATCGCcttatagaagattattttgcAGATGACGCCATCTACGTTGTAAAATTTCGATGTCGGTTCCGGATGAGGATTGAACTATTCTTACGTATTGTTGGCGATTTGGAAGGCCGCTTTCCATATTTCCAATGGAAAATGGATGCAAGGCGGATAAAATGTTTCTCTCCCATTCAAAAATGCACGACTGCAATTCGTCAGCTAGCATACGACATGGGCGCAGACAAATGGGACGATTATTTTAGGATGTCAGAGCGTACCGTGCAGGAGTGCGTGTACAAGTTCTGCAAAATGATCTGTTTGGTTTATGGACAATGATATTTGTGCAAACCAACTATCAACGATATCCACCAATTGTACACGGTGCATGAAGGAAAGCATGGATTCCCTGGATTGCTAGGTAGTATCGATTGCATGCATTGGAGTTGGTCATTATGCCCCAACGCATGGCGTGGTCAGTACATGAGAGGCGACCACAAAGATCTGACGATCATTCTAGAGGCTATCGCATCACATGATCTTTGGATATTGCGTGCATTCTTTGGTCCAGCTGGTGCAAATAATGACATCAATGTGCTAGACCAGTCGACGGTATTCAACGATATCTACCTTGGAAAGTCGCACGATGTACCTTTTCAAGCAAATGGGGTAGCATATAAGCGTGGATACTATCTTACTGACGGTATATATCCTCCCTTGTTTATTTTTGTGAAATCGTTTACATGTCCTAACGACCCGAAAAGGAAAAATTTTAAAGAGTCGCAAGAGTCAGCTAGGAAGGATATGGAGCGAACATTTGGTGTACTTAAGAGACGTTGGCAAGTACTAACGGTTGGGGCAATGTCATGTGAGATGAAAAGGTTACAACAcgtaatgtatgcatgtatcatattgcataatatgattattgaaGACGAAAGAAGAGCAATATGTCGGTACAACGAAAATGAAGTTTTGCCAAATGTCGAAGGAGTAGTCGTTGGTACACAGGAGTATGGGGTGAATAGAAGAGAAGTACACAATCGCGACATTCATCACGCCCTTCGTGCTGTTTTGGTGGAGCACATTTATAGAGCTCATATTCAGCCCCCGTTAGAGTTTTCtcacgatgatttgtttgacaaatcaGACGAGGATTCTGATATGTTTGTTGAGAGTGAAGATTCCGACGACAAGAGTGACGCTGAGGAGAATGATGAAGACGATCATTCCGAGTGACGTATTTTGGTTTAAATAAAATTAGGATATTATTTATGTTTTctatttgatatatttttttgtgtttttatttttatttttctacttatttaaatattaggtttaatgtaatttttattttaattaatgaattgctttttatttttaattaaattttatgtttagtattaatttaaaaattataaatcataaaaaaaattaattttatttaataaaaaaaatgagggAAGGGCCCCCCACCAAATCCTTGGGCTTTAAGTGAGAGAAACAAAAGTGAAGGAAATGAGATATGACCCACAAAAAGTGAGGGAAGCTTGCCTCCGACATGAGTCTCGTTGCTTCATACATGGGCAGTGGATATAAAATCTTCAAAAATCtacaaaatatcatttttaaaatGGCATAACTCTTTTATTTGTAATTCGAAATGACTTGAATATTTTTAAATTACTTTCTCTATTGTAGTATCTTTCTACTAAAGCATTTACTTCACAAATTTTATACCTTTAGACCCAATTTTCATAATCTCAAAGTAGAACTCTCCATATATATTGTCACAAATTTTAAATTACTTTCTCTATTATTAGTTCCATATATAGTGTGAAACTTTTTTCATTCAGTTTCTTACATTTTATTGaagttaaattttatatttttaaaataataaattttaattaatGATGACATGTACAATATATGCAAACATATGTTGCATACTAGATGATAAAAATACCTTTTTGGATCAAAGCTAAATATCATAAAATATTTATACGTCAACATTTCATTTTAGTAGTTTACACGTTAAATGGtcaatattataaaaaataagaaacTTAATaactaaattgtaaaaaaaaaacaacataatattaaaatcatatttttataaaaacataataactttTATACGAttcaatttaataaaaattaagaTTTGTcagaaataaaaaatcaaaatactTTAGAGTTGGAAAATTGAAAAGCATATGTCGGCATTCTCCTtgccaaaaataaaaaaaactggaAATGGGTCCACGGCTCTTACCATGTATCTTGCTATTCACATCCGTACGATTCTTTGGGCCCCACTTTTATCCACCACGTGGCACTACATAAAGGCCTTTGCCATAAAAAACGTCGACCCCACAACCCTTTTTTGGTCGTATTCAATGATCAACAAACTAGTCACAAACCCCACTAATAATTTTGCCTTAAAAACTAGAGGCCCATGTTTTGTGGTACCCATTCAACAATTATTTGTactttaaattatatatttaactttttgtattttatttattattattattattattaaataataataataagttagaaaaTAGTTGTATTCATAAGGATTAATGCTATAAAagttattatatataatattgttATGATTTAGCCATAATTTTATTTCATGTTTTTCATTTgttattatatttttgaaaatgttttattttcatgcTATTGGCTGGTTACCCACATTTCATGATGATGTGCTGgtttggtattttttttatacGTATTTAGCTTCAACATTTATGTATGAGTTAGCCCAATATTTTTTTGTTCCCCGTTTGCTATTATTTTTTAGAAATTTTTTCAGTTTAGCCATTGGCCAGTTACGAATGAATATTTTAAAATGTAATAatttcaaatgaaaaaaaaagaattgaCGAATGCAAGAGTCAAAACCGTGACATGTTAATctttaaaaagaaagaaaaatacatGGTGTAAGTCTTCAGTCTGTGACATCTAATAAACATTATGACATGTTAATCTTTAAGCAAGTCAAAATTGTTAATTCATTTGGAACTCATCTAAGAAACAATTGGTCATTTTTATTGGCTCAAAGATTAACATGTCACATCGTTTATTTGATGTCTCGGACTCGAGAATTATTGATGAGTCGAGAAAATCAATCAAGTAACAATGGTATTTCGAAGATTGAAAAAGGTTCTTGAACCCCAATATcagtttcttcatcttctgtctAAACTAGTACCTCACCCTCATCAACAACTTTCTTCTTAAGATTTGTAGGCTTAGGCTTCGATGCATGCTTCTTCTCAACTTTAGTTTTCAATACACCAATTGACTTTCTTTTCTTCGGTTGTTCAACACCAGACGGTTCTTGGATTGTTACTCATTTTGACTAAAATTTCACCTTCTTAGGAGTAGAGATATGAGGATCAACACCCAATGAATTCCTGTACTGAACCAAGACTAGATTTGACTTAGCCACCAATCGAAGCATGGCATTGGGAATCCTTCTAACTAATGGAAACTCAGTAGGATCATCAATAACGTTCTATATGATTGGGAGATAAGAAAATAGAGTAACTTCAACCCCTTCGAGAACTTGAATTCATGTTTGTTGATATGCTTCACGTAGAATCAAACTCAAAATCTATCATTAGTTGTCTCTGCAATCTTCTTCGAATGCTTGATATACGTAGTAAATTCATCCCAAAGCAAAGAAGCATAATCTACCTTTAATCCATAGTATAAACCATCCATAACAAAATACAATTGAAGCTTTGCTTTGTTGAGCCCAAAGTTCCTTCCCGTTAAACAACGAATGATAACACCTAAGAAGAAAATCCATATAACAGGTAATTTAGACTTTCTGAAATCACTAATGAGAGAAATATGAGGATTATACTCCATTTCATTCAAAATCTGCAGaacttgatcaaaagatggtACTTCATATGGACTTTCAATCCCCAACTGAAGAATTTGAGTAAACTGCTTCTTCACCATTTCTTCGTCCCTTTCGTTTTCATATGAAACGTAACCACACCAGCAGTCTTATTGTATATTATCATAGAATGGGCTAAGGACAACCATTGCATTGGAATAACAAAATATGTAGATAGAGTAAGAGCAGGAACATAATCATTCAAGCCTTAAACAAGCATCTTCAGTTCTTCAGGATAAGCAGACAAGTTTGGATTGAACCAAACGTTGTTGGATTGAATCTTCATTTGTTGAATCGAAACAACTTTGTCAGTTGTATTGAAATGATCAATAGGAGTGTAAAATGTAGACATGATAATCAACATACAATGAGAATTATACAAAGATGATTCTATGGTTAGGGTTCTTGGGAAAATTCAGGAGTGCAAAAAAAATTGAATTGGGACCGTCACAGAACCCTTTTATAAATGGTGCcaaatttgaatttgaattgaTAGCCAACTAGAACTCACCACGTGTAAAGTAGGTAATTGAAGTGACATCATCGctattgtaacacccgtagattcgagctagccaatttagagataataagcgttaaaatgaatttttaatagaagatttcttaggataaataatcttaccCAAGGTCATAGTATATGTCGCatggattccatacatataaataacgctaaaatccgacttcctatgaagaagttatgtttcTTCGAAGTTTCGTGATTAAATCGACATGACAgtacgtatcgtaaaaagtgaatttttgataaattactttttagcctaagtgatctaaatgaaatatgtagtagtcgttaaactgagagcgtgcatacaGAGAACatttaaatctgacttcgtaggaGGAAGTAAtgatctttcgaagtttcaacgcAACAGTAAGGGCATAGAAATCGAAACTCTAATTGGTTGATTGTTATCCAAAACAatataaatgagagttgaatatctcgtGAACAAGAGTCCATCgatataaataacatcgagaACGGAGTCCATATATAGAAGTTATGCTTTCTGCAACAATCTCTAACAACCTGAGCctatcaaaaatataaatttttgataGAGTGGGAATTAGCTATTTAGTTCTAAATGAAACTTGTAGATATAGTCGACAAATTTCCGAggatataaataacgtaaaaaatggagcatgtatgaagaagttatgccaCTTTGAAAATCTGGAAAATCCCAAGCGCGAAGTGCACGACGCACACAATGACATGGCAACACGAGATAGCGCCACGTGGGAATGACTGGCGGCCGAACTCTTCGTGAGACACGATGACATGATGTAACATGGATGTGACATGTATCACCCCAAAAGAAAGCCACTCGACAACCGTCTAGAAAGAGTCAGGTGGACCACGGAGGTGGCAACATGTGGCAGACGGAAAAAAGGAGTAGCACACCCCATGTGCGACGTGCCCCTTGTCCCTGCATGACGCACACGCCTATCCCTATATATATACCCTTTCGTTTTCTTTCATTTCCACCTAAAAAACCTCCAAAACTCTCTGCTTTCTTAGGTCCGATTTTTTTTAATACTTCTTAGGATATTTTAGTAAGGTTCTAAGGTACCGAGGAGATAGGAAAATAAAAGCTTGCAATTTTGGAGTCCATTCTGTGTGTTTTTCACGATTTTCGCTAAAACctatgtaagttaagctacactcttctgttttcagtgtaacttatatttataatcataagtcattattatgagcctataaataagatttatcagtgattccaagtcatgaTACTGAttaattgtagcacctggttcttggtacgtattcttttattTAAACCTTTGAGTATCTTGCATTTTGGCATTGGGTACGGCGAGTCAAAGGCTCGACACACCGAGTAGGAGCGGGAAGGGGCACGGGGTTTAAgtcgcggactcgccgagtagcctctgtctGGACAAAAtccctaatatgagggtttgcaccctatttaagcaaccttatgcAGCCCCCATCGCCCCTTTATGCTTCCAGAAACCCCtcataccaaaccctagccgtttttgggaagatctaaggctttttgagtgattcttgtgagttttgacctcaaggaagaaggaagagcatagaaggatcaagaggggactgaagaattcgagtttggttcatcatttgcagtctttggaaggtataaagtctgaaccttgctcattcatttgttagatccctctttgaggtgatttagggcttttataagccatttttggtggccaaccatgtttgcaaacatggttgggggtttgggcttctgtatcatgtcattatAAGAGTCCTAAGACAGATCttggttgcttttgcacccaaggaaggccccatgcaacaaaagaaccattttagagccttttaagctctaatgtcccacgc includes these proteins:
- the LOC111900663 gene encoding protein ALP1-like, with the translated sequence MRGDHKDLTIILEAIASHDLWILRAFFGPAGANNDINVLDQSTVFNDIYLGKSHDVPFQANGVAYKRGYYLTDGIYPPLFIFVKSFTCPNDPKRKNFKESQESARKDMERTFGVLKRRWQVLTVGAMSCEMKRLQHVMYACIILHNMIIEDERRAICRYNENEVLPNVEGVVVGTQEYGVNRREVHNRDIHHALRAVLVEHIYRAHIQPPLEFSHDDLFDKSDEDSDMFVESEDSDDKSDAEENDEDDHSE
- the LOC111900662 gene encoding uncharacterized protein LOC111900662; its protein translation is MLSSSSSDSTGVEEAKFIGYVMAKTDAYYQNRLGETSRARSKPRKPRLRRNHEAGHDRLIEDYFADDAIYVVKFRCRFRMRIELFLRIVGDLEGRFPYFQWKMDARRIKCFSPIQKCTTAIRQLAYDMGADKWDDYFRMSERTVQECVYKFCKMICLVYGQ